DNA sequence from the Pseudomonas tritici genome:
GGTGCTGGGGCAGATTTTCCGCAATTACCTGCAGGAATTGCAGAGCGCGGATGGGCGTTCGCCCTTTTCACCCCTGCCCTGAATTCATCTAAACCCTTCTATCGCTATCGCAGGCAAGCCAGCGATGGGCGCGACGCGGTCTGAAGACTTATTTCTCAGGCATCGGCATCGGAAACGGCATGACATTGCTCACGCCCCGCGCTTCGCTGATTTTCGGCGTGCCCAGGCGCTCGACTTCATCGATGCGCACAATCGAATGCATCGGCACAAAACTGCGCACCACGCCTTCGAACTGAGCCTTGAGCTTTTCTTCGCCCGGGTCGACGACCAACTGGGTGCGCTCGCCAAAGACGAACTCTTCCACCTCCAGGAAACCCCACAGATCGCTCTGATAGATCTGCTTGGCGTACATTTCGAACACCTGGCCCTGGTTGAGGAAAATCACCTTATAGATTGGAGCTTCACGTTTGGTCATGGTGGGCGAACAACACATCGGGGATATAAAAGAGGGCGCGAACTATAGCATGGCACCCGATGCACAACGCTAGGAACCA
Encoded proteins:
- a CDS encoding DUF1820 family protein, with translation MTKREAPIYKVIFLNQGQVFEMYAKQIYQSDLWGFLEVEEFVFGERTQLVVDPGEEKLKAQFEGVVRSFVPMHSIVRIDEVERLGTPKISEARGVSNVMPFPMPMPEK